In Runella sp. SP2, the genomic window TCACCGCGAAGACCTCATGCGTCACCTCCGCGAACACGGTATCGAGTCGGGACAAGTGCATTATCGCAACGATAAATATTCGATTTTTGGAGGCCGTACTCCAGGGCAATTCCCCAAAATGGATGCCATCGAAGAGCGCTATCTCGTACTTCCATTACACGCCCGCGTGACCGAAGACGACATTCGATACATTGCGTACGTTCTTCAAAAAGGTTGGTAAATTTAATTTGACGGAGCTTTTGAAGGAGGCAATCAATGCCCCCTAGAAAGCTCCGTTTTTCATTCTCAAAGTACTTTCATGGAGTTTACGCACACAAAAATTACCCTCTCCTATTCTCCCGTCTTTTCGATTCTCATCCCTTCGTGGAACAACCTCGACTACCTCAGGTGCCTTGTCAATAGCCTCCGAAAAAATAGCCGCTATCAGCATCAAATCATCGTTCATGTCAATGAAGGAAAAGATGGTACCGAAGAATGGGTAAAAGCACAGGGCGATATTAGCTATACCAAAAGTAGTCAAAACTCAGGGGTTTGTTACGGCTTCAACGCTGCTTCTCACTTGGCCATGGCCGATTATTTGGTGTTTATCGACGACGACATGTATGTTTGTCCCGATTGGGATTTTTATTTGTTGGAAGAAATAAAACTGCAAAAAAACGATAAGTGGTGCATCAGCGGAACTATGATTGAAGGTTTTGACAACGGCAATGCCTGTGTTATTACCAACAAAAACTACGGAAAACACCCTTCAGAGTTTGACGAAGCCACCTTTTTGTCGGAATACGCCAGCTTTCCCAAAGACGACTGGAATGGCAGTCAATGGTACCCGATGGTATTACCAACGTTTGTGTATCGGGCCGTAGGTGGGTTGAGCATTGAGTTTTTTCCTGGCATGTACAGCGACCCCGACTTTATGATAAAACTCTGGCATTATGGGGTTCGGTATTACAAGGGAATTGGCAAAAGTAGGGTATATCATTTTGCCAGCCGAAGCACCGCGCGGGTAAAACGCAACGACGGTCGAACACAATTTATCCTAAAATGGGGACTGAGTAGCAATACTTTTTTCAAAAATTACCTTAAAATTGGGGCAAAATTTTTGGGAGTCCTTCCAGAACCCGAAGAAAATACCACGTTACGGTTCAAAAAACAAATTGATCGCTGGAAGGTAAAACTCAAAAGCCGCCCCGTGGATATATCCTAACACCCTATGTCAACTTTAAAAGAACAAATCAAGCTGGTTCCGCATTCCAAAGGCAATGCACTGACGTTTATCCACCAATACCTTGCCCAAAATGACGTTCGGCAAAAAACCGTGATTGACGTCTCAGCGGGATCGGGCTACGTGGCTAATCTTTGGCACAAAGCAGGGGCTACCGTTCGTGCCTTTGACATGCACCCCGACATCCTCCGAAGTGATGCGTTGACTTGTTCTCCCATTGATTTGACCAAGCCTTTGCCGATTGCGTCAAACTCCGCCGACTATGTGCTTTTGATGGAAACGATTGAGCATATTCCTGACCAGACCTCGCTCCTGAAAGAACTGGCTAGAATCCTCAAACCGAACGGCTTACTGATTATCACCAAACCCAACAACAGCAGCATGAGCGGCCGAATGGCCAATGTGTGGGTAGAAGCCGAACGGAGCGACATGTTTTTATCGAACGAAGCAGAGGTGATAGGTTACGACGACCAACACCTCTACAACGGTCGGGTGTATCTCTGCAACGTTCAGCGCCTGCGAACGATGGCGAGTTTGGCAGGATTAAAGTACCGAGCTGTTTACCCCAACCAACTGAGTGTAAGCTCTTTGATTTGGTTTTTGTTTTTTGGTGCGTACCTCTACCTGCGTTCGTTTTTGACTTTGAACAAAATGGCAAAACACGCGCACAATGACCGAGAAAAGGACGTTTTACGCGAACAACACCGGCTCAATATTCATCCGACGGTGCTTCTTCATAAGCACTTGTGTATTACTTTTAGTAAACTATGAGGCGACTTGTTCTTTGATAGCGTCAAACGTCACATCGTAGTGCGAGGCGTCGAAAACACTTTCTCCGTTGCGAATCAGTATGGCTTGGGGTGACTCATGCCATACGTCGAATTCTTCGGCAATTTTATTGGAAATGGGTCGGTACGCTATCAAATCGAGATAATAAGGCTTGAGATTACCAACTTCTTGTTCGTTCCAATCTCTTTCCAACCGACGTAGTGTAGTGGCACTAATTGAACAACGGGTACTGTGTTTAAAAAGTAAAACAGGATGTTGGTGGGATTCTTCCTTGATTTCTTCTAATTGAGCGACGTCAGTGAGTCGATTCCAGTTCATTTAATTTGACACGTAAGAGGTTGATTGAATACTTTTACTGGTCTAACGTAACTTATTCAAAAATTGTTCGCATTTTTCTACACCATTGGCCTACATCTTTTGGTCTTTCTAGCCAACATCGTCGCGCTTTTCCATCCCAAAACGCGCAAATGGGTGGAGGGGCAGAGGGTGAAGGGCAAAGGGCAAGGGGCAAAGGCCGGGCCGTCGCAAGGAGAAGGGGCTTTGTCATTCCGAGGTGCGACGCCCGTGCGGGAATCTAAAGTTTTCTGGGTTCATGCGGCGTCATTGGGGGAGTTTGAACAAGGGCGGCCTGTCATCGAAGCCATTCGTACCGAATACCCTCATGCGCATATTGTGTTGAGTTTTTTCTCGCCGTCGGGCTACGAAATCCGCAAAGATTACAACCAAGTCGATGAAGTTTGTTATTTACCCGTCGATACTCCTCGAAACGTTAAGCGTTTTTTGGATAACGTCCAACCCGACGTGGCGTTGTTTATCAAATACGAATTTTGGTATAACTACCTTCACGAACTCAAAAAAAGACAAATTCCAACTTTTCTATTTTCCGCAATTTTTCGCCCCAACCAACTGTTTTTCAAACCCTACGGAGGTTTTTACCGACGAATGTTGTTTTGTTTCAACGAGATTTTGGTACAAAATGAAGCCTCCAAACAATTACTCAACTCGGTAGGCTATTCTTCCGCGACCGTTGCAGGTGACACCCGCCTCGACCGCGTTGTGCAAATTGCCAAACAAGCCAAAAGTTATCCTGAAATTGAAGCATTTAAAGGCACTAATCCACTTTTGATCATTGGCTCGGCGTGGCCCGACGACATGGAGGTATTAATTCCGTTTTTGAACCAATGGGAAGCTCCGCTCAAGGTCATCATTGCCCCTCACGAAATCAATACCGAACAAATCCAACAATGGCAAAAAGCACTCAAGAAACATAGTGAGCGGTTTACGGTTTACGGTTTACGGTTTGGAGTTGATGGAACTCCACTTGACATTCTGCATTCTCCCCTCGACATTCTTTTCCTAGATACGATTGGTATGTTGGCTTCGCTATTTCGGTATGCCGATTTTGCTTACGTCGGTGGGGCATTTAAAGATGGACTGCACAATACGATGGAGCCTGCGGTGTATGCAATGCCGATTTTTTTTGGGCAGCCCTATTATCAGAAATTCCAAGAAGCGCTGGATTTGTTACAGTTGGGCGGTGCTACTACGATTGCCACTACCCAAGAATTTACGACGGCTTTTACTGAAGTATATCAAAACCTCAAAATCCGCCAGCAAAAGGCGGGTATTTGCTACGATTATGTACAAAAAAATGCGGGTGCTACGGCCAAAGTGATGGCCTCTATACGCAGCGCGTTTTAACTTCCCCCACCTTCCCGAAAGTTTAAAACTTCCGGGAAGGTTTTAAACTTTCGGGAAGGTGGGTTTTAATTACCAAACTTAAACGTTGTCCCCACCCGAAATGCCGTGTGGTCGTACTTGAAATTATTAAAGACCGCAATCGCTTCTACCCTAAAAAACGGAAACCCTGGAATAAGGCCATCCAACGCATAACCCACTTCGGTGTAATGCTTGGCCATCGGAGTTAGTAAATAATGTACCATCAAGTTCTCTTTTAGGCCCGCCAAGCGCACAAAAGGTAAGCGAGTAAGCAAAAAACGACGGTAAACGTTGGTAACGTGTGCTTCCAAATAGCGTTCCGACGTGCTATATTCATAGAAAGGCAACGACCGAAATCGGGTATAGCTATCGCCGTACAAAATGAACGTGCGATTTCCCATAAAGTGCTTATAATCCATCAAATACACCGAACGACGATTAAGAAACGCCCCCGCCGAAACGGCATAATGCAGCTCGCTTTTAATCCCCGTTTCCAGGTCTTGACGAATATCAAACTCCACCCGATCATAATCAACGGCACTGTTTCCAATCGTCGGGATTCCTTTGGCATAACGCAACGTCAGCGACGGATTGTTGTTTTCGAGGTAGCGTTTTCGGCCGTTGTAAAGGCGGTATTTTTGGCCAGGCTTCCACGTCAGGGCCACGTCTAACGTGAGGGCATTGTGCGGTGCAAAGGTGTAGTAAGAATCGGCTTCAAGGGCATTAAGTCGGTGGCTATGTTCGCGGTTATAAGGCGCGTTGGGCGTAAAAGCGTATTGATTCCAACGAATCCACGGGCGCTGGTTTTCCAGGTTTTCTAAGGCATAACGACGACCAAATTCAATCCCTCCCGAAATGCTCAACACATCGGCTAGGCGCGCATAATTAAATGCCAATCGGCCAAATTCCTTTTCGTATATTTTCATGTAATTGTTTTCAAACAACAACGTCGCTGAGGTATTGATGGAAGGAGAAATAGGATTTGCTGAATTAAACTGCGCCACGTACCGCCCGCCCGTCAATGAAATGCCGCGACGGCGTCCCTGCCAACCCGTACTTAGTGTCCCCAACAACTCCCGCCGACCAATGGCATAACGCCCCAATGGTTTGATGTAAAAAGTGTTTGCTTGCTTGAGGCGTCGAATAAAATTTAAGCTACTTTCTAACACGTAGCCCTCCACAGTATTATAGCTAAAATTCTGCGTTCGCAGCGGACCTTCGTATTCCAATCGCCACTGTTTCGACAACTTAAAGGTGCGCCCCGATAACAATGCCATCAAATCGAAATTGGTTGAATCCTTTTTTGCTTTGGTACTATCAGCCTTTATTTTAGCCACTTTCACCACCCGTACACTATCCGAATGACGATAGCTTTTGGTTTCAAGTTCGGTGAGCGGAATAGTGCGAATTTCGTTCCAAAAAGCATCATTACGTTTATTGGCCATGGAATCAATGACAATGGAGTCGCTACGAACCACATTTACATCTTCTTTTTGGGCTTTGCGCTCGTTGCGGTCTTGTTTTTCATACTCTTTTAGCATTTTTCTGAGTTGCTTGCCCGACACCTCTTTTTGCTGCGCCGCCAATTCATTCAGTTTTTTAGTACGAAGGTCTTTTTTAGAAATATCGCTCGATGGCTTTTCGATTTTTTCGTCCAACACCACCACATTTTCTACAAAAGCAGGATTGATTTTCAGGTTTTTGTACGTCAACGAAATAGCGTGATTAAACTCCCCCGAAAACCCCAACAACGACCCTGCAAATCGAATGCGGCTCGTAGTAGGCAACCATACGCCTTGCAACGGATTATACACTTGTTTCATTTGAAAATCAAGACCTTCGGCCGTTGTTTCTAGGTCGAGGCTATGAATCGCCCAGGTATTTTCGATGATATAAATTTGTCCTCGAAAGACTCCTTCGCCGTACGATTTCGGGATCACTTTGATTTTATTAACTTCCAAATCACCCTCCCGAAACGAGCCTTGGTATTCAAACTTATAGTACGTCAATGCCTTAGGCGACAAGGGTGAAACTGCATCTCCGACCGTTGCGTTATAGAAACTTGCCATGATAAACGCGTTGGGACTTACGGCATCCTGATTGAGGCTGTTTCGGGTCGAAATCACGCGTTGTTGGTAATTATTAGGCTGCTTAAAAGTCAGGTCGCTCACGCTTTCATTCACAATTGGCCGTCCTTCTACAATCCCCTCTTTTTTAAGCGAACTTTCGGCATAAAACGGAATATTAGTCGCCACCCCCGACGACTTGATGTACACCCGAGCGCTGTATGATTGTACTTGAAGGGCATGGAAACGCGCTTTAGCGATTGCTCTCCGCATGATGGTGTAGGCAGGGTCTTCGCTCTTTGAGCCAACTTTTACTTCATTTATCGTCAAAGCTTGTTCCTCCATCACGACGTTGAGCGTGATGGTCTCATTGGCTACTTCGATGGATTTGGTCAGCGCTTTAAAACCCAAATACTGAAACACCACCTCGTATTTGCCAGGCGCAAGCGACAACTCATAGCGCCCTTCGGCGTTGGCGATGGTACCCGTGCTAGTTCCTTTAATGGCAAGCGTAGCGTAAGGCAAGGGTTCACCTTTGGAGGTTTTGACCGTTCCTTTGATACCCGAAGCCAAAGCCGTCAGGTTGGCTATCACTAAAAAGAGGGAAACTATTATTCGCATAGATGTGGCTGTTATAAAAACGGTTGGATTACTCTCCTTGTTGTTGAGCAAAATATTCTTTGATTTTTTGAGCTTTGTCTTTACCAACAAATGCTGCAATTTTCTCAGCATCTGCCTCGCGTATGGCTTTCACACTTTTAAACTCTTTGAGCAAATTGGCGGCCGTTTTCTTACCAATACCGTCCACATTTTCAAGCTCGCTCACAATGGCATTTCGGCTACGTTTATCGCGGTGGTAGGTGATAGCAAAGCGGTGCGCTTCGTCGCGAATCTGCTGAATTAGGCGCAGTGATTCCGATTTTTTGTCGATATACAACGGTAGCGTATCCTCGGGAAAATAGATTTCCTCCAAGCGCTTGGCAATGCCCACAATCGGCACTTTTCCGTACAGCCCCACGGCTTTCAAAGCATCGCAAGCAGCGCTCAACTGCCCTTTTCCACCGTCGATTACAATCAAATCGGGCAATGGCGAATTTTCTTCCAACAGACGCGTATAGCGGCGGGTCACGACCTCATACATACTGGCAAAATCGTTGGGGCCCACCACCGTTTTAATCGAAAAATGTCGGTAATCTTTTTTGGAAGCCCGCCCTTCTTTAAAACACACCATTGCAGAAACAGGGTTTGTGCCCTGAATGTTTGAGTTATCGAAGCACTCAATGTGGCGCGGTAATGTTTTGAGCTGGAGGTCGGCCTTGAGCTTAATCAGTACGCGGTCGCGGCGGTTGGTAGTAGCACTTGCTTCGATGAGTTGGCGTTCTGCTTTTTCTTTGCGGAAATAATGCACGTTTTTCAACGCCATTTCCAGCAAACTGCGCTTGTCTCCAATTTTTGGAATGGTAATTTCAGCTTTAAAATCGGTGGTAATCTCAATGTTCGTGATGATTTCTTTGGCCTCACTTTCGTAAGTCGTGCGCATCTCAAAGAGTACCAAGGCCAAAATTTCTTCGTCGGTCTCCTCCAGTTTTTTCTTTACCTCCAACGTCTGAGCTGCCATGATGTAGCCATTCACGATTTTGAGGTAATTGACATAAGCCGCCTCTTCGTCGGAAGCAATAACGATGACGTCCACATTGCCAATTTTAGGATTGACGACCGTCGATTTTGTCTGAAAATTTTGGAGTAATTCCAATTTTATTTTCCACTCGTGCGCTTTCTCAAACTCCAATTTTTCGGCCGCTTGCACCATATTTTGCTTAAAATACTGCTGCGGAATACTCATTTGTCCCTTGAGAATCTGTTGAATTTGCGCCACTTCCTGCTCATACTCTTCCAGCGGCTGCAAGCCCACGCACGGCCCTTTGCAGCGTTTGAGGTGGTATTCCATGCACACTTTGTACTTATCCGCCTTTATATGTTCGGGCGACAAGTTGAGGTTGCAAGTGCGCAGCGAATACAATTCTCGAAACATGTCCAACAGATTATACATGGCCCGTGGATTGGCAAAAGGGCCAAAGTAAGTCCCCGTTTTTTTATCAACGCGGCGGGTGGATTCTACGCGTGGAAAAGGCTCATTGAATATCTTAATAAACGGATACGTTTTGTCGTCGCGCAGGAGGATATTGAAACGCGGCTGATACCGTTTAATAAGTTGATTTTCGAGCAACAGCGCATCAAATTCAGTATGTACAATGGTAAATTCAATCCGACGAATCTGACTCACCAAACGACGCGTCTTGCGGTCGGCGTGGTTTTTAACAAAATAACTACTGACCCGATTTTTAAGGCTTTTGGCTTTGCCGACGTAAATAATTTCCCCCTCTTCACTAAAATAACGGTACACCCCAGGTTCGGCGGGGATTTTGGCTAACTCAGCTTTATAGTCAAAAACAGACATAGTGGTTACAGGCATTGGATGTTTACCCAACGCAAAGTTCGCCAAAGTTTAGGGCAATCAAAAATGAGGGTGTTTAATTACACCCACCTATTTGCGCTTTAAAGACCGTCCCCGCTTCGGCCTGAAAACCGGGCTGGAGGGTTACCGAAGTGCCAGACTGGTACGTAACCGTCGTCGTTGTACCTGTCACTCGATTGGCCGCGCTGATGCTATTATTGGATTGTTTCAGCACACTACCTGTCGCAATATCATCGGCTGGGCTAACTAGCGTAACAACCTGATTACAAGGTGAATTACTGATGTTTGTCACAACCAAAGTTGGGGTAGTATTTTTACAGCCTGTTGTAGTGTCGGTAAAGGTGAATGTGGCCGTTCCTGCTTCCAAACCCGTCACTAATCCTGCGTTTGTAACACTGGCTTTTACTGAACTATTGCTTATCCAAGTCCCACCCGTTACGGGGAATACCGTGGTAGTATTACCCACTAAGATAGATGCGGAGCCGCTAAAACCGACCGTTGGAAGTGGATTGACGGTGATGGTGGCGGTAGGCGAGCTGACTGCCTCACAAACCCCGTTTTTTACAATGACACGATAGTACATCGTTTGCGTGAGGTTCTGTGTGGTCACGCTGGTGGAGGCAATAAAAACATCAGTAGCCGAACTAAAATCGGGCGTGAGCGACCATTGCCACTTTTGCAACGTCCCTGTATAGCCCGATAACGTCAGTACCGAGCTATTGATACCCGTACAAACTGCCCCACTTCCTGCCAAATTACCACCAGCACTCGCAACATCGACCGTCACGGTGGCGGTAGTGCTGGCCGAGCATCCGTTGGCCGTCACCGTATAAGTAATCAGGCTGCTTCCTGCACTGCTCCCCGTTACGACACCCGAAGTCGGATGAATGGCCGCGACCGAAGGTGTTGCGCTGCTCCACGTTCCGCCCGCTACACCATTGGAAATCAGTGCACTAGGAACCCCTGCACAAAGTACCAATGCGCCCGAAATGCTGCCTGCATTTGGAGGTGTTGGCTCGACCAGTTTTTGGGTTGTTGTGTCAAGCGCAACACAGGAGTTAAACGAGATAGAAAAGTTTTTGTACGTTCCAGCGGAAAGGTTGGCTAACGTAAGAGCATTGTTGGCAATCGAAACGGTTTTGGGGCTTCCTGTACCGACAAACGATAGTTGGTAATTCCCACTCGGGATATTCGTAGTGGTAAAAGCAATGCTACCGTTAGTCCCTCCGCAGGTCGTAGGATTGGTCACTGTATTTATCATCAACCCAATTGACGCGGGGGTATTGACTGTTTTTGAGGTTGGGTCAAGTGCCGTACAGCCATTCACCACAATAGCAAAATTGCTATACACTCCTGCTGGAACATTTGTTAGGGTAAACGAATTGTTGGCAATAGCTACCGTTTTAGGGCTACCTGTTCCTGTGTAAGAAAGTTGATAATTTCCGCTTGGAATATTGGTTGTCGTAAAGGCAATCGCACCATCTGTACCACCACAAGTAGCCGACGGAGTAACCGTTCCCGCCGCTAAGGTCGGCACTAATGAATGAGCGACCGTTTTGGACGTCGCATCACTGCCCGTACAGTTGTTGGAAGTAATCGAAAAATTACTGTACGTTCCCGCCGACAGGCCCGTCAATAAAAACGCGTTATTGCTCACTGTCACGGTTTTAGGGCTACCCGCTCCTGTGTAACTCAACTGATACGTACCGCTTGTTACAAAAGAAGTTGAAAAAGCGATACTCCCATCGGAAGCTCCACAAACTGTCGCATTGGTGATTGCCCCCGAAGTCAATACTGGACTTGGTGGATTATTCACCGTCTTAGATGTCGCATCGCTCGCGGTACAGCCATTCACCGCCATCGAAAAATTACTGTAAGTTCCTACAGACAAACCCGTTAAAGAAAACGCATTGTTACTCACTGTCACGGCTTTGGGACTGCCTGCTCCCGTGTAACTCAATTGATAATTTCCATTCGGTACATTTGTCGTCGTAAAAGGGATGCTGCCATTGGCTCCTCCACAGGTTGTAGCGTTTACCGTAACTCCCGCCGCTAAGGTCGGCACGATTGAATGAGCGACCGTTTTGGACGTCGCATCACTGCCCGTACAGTTGTTGGAAGTAATCGAAAAATTACTGTACGTTCCCGCCGACAGGCCCGTCAATAAAAACGCGTTATTGCTCACTGTCACGGTTTTAGGGCTACCCGCTCCTGTGTAACTCAACTGATACGTACCGCTTGTTACAAAAGAAGTTGAAAAAGCGATACTCCCGTCAGAAGCTCCACAAACTGTCGCGTTGGTTATTGCCCCCGAAGTCAATACTGGACTTGGTGGATTATTCACCGTCTTGGATGTCGCATCGCTCGCGGTACAGCCATTCACCGCCATCGAAAAATTACTATAAGTTCCTATGGATAAACCCGTTAAAGAAAACGAATTGTTGTTTACTGTCACGGTTTTGGGACTACCTGCTCCCGTGTAACTCAATTGATAATTTCCATTCGGTACATTTGTCGTCGTAAAAGGGATGCTGCCATTGGTTCCTCCACAGGTTGTAGCGTTTACCGTAACTCCCGCCGCTAAGGTCGGCACGATTGAATGAGCGACCGTTTTGGACGTCGCATCACTGCCCGTACAGTTGTTGGAAGTAATCGAAAAATTACTGTACGTTCCCGCCGACAAGCCCGTCAATAAAAACGCGTTATTGCTCACTGTCACGGTTTTGGGGCTACCCGCTCCTGTGTAACTCAACTGATACGTACCGCTTGTTACAAAAGAAGTTGAAAAAGCGATATTCCCATCGGAAGCTCCACAAACTGTCGCATTGGTGATTGCCCCCGAAGTCAATACTGGACTTGGTGGATTATTCACCGTCTTGGATGTCGCATCACTCGCGGTACAGCCATTCACCGCCATCGAAAAATTACTGTAAGTTCCTACAGACAAACCCGTTAAAGAAAACGCATTGTTACTCACTGTCACCGTTTTGGGACTGCCTGCTCCCGTGTAACTCAATTGATAATTTCCATTCGGTACATTTGTCGTCGTAAAAGGGATGCTGCCATTGGCTCCTCCACAGGTTGTAGCGTTTACCGCAACTCCCGCCACCAAGGTCGGATTAGCAGTAACACTTACCGAAACGGAGCCCGTCATAGCTGTAGCTGTACAACCCGACGGGGTCGCCCACACAGTGTATGAGCCCGCAACAGTTTGATTTC contains:
- a CDS encoding GEVED domain-containing protein; this encodes MKNILSRRPIQLVWLLICLWVSHNGFSQRTIANQINQIKGKTTPKRYRPFSTPFSSARIAADTAFVEGATVHRFLMNKPEVGQLQLDNSNFIEISLPVSATKNIDLELVPYTIFGKNFKVLNAKNEVVEPQNLGKFYQGIVKGDNQSTASVSIIDGKISGIISQKAGNFNLGLEGDSGNYILFNEQDLKQKSNFTCATDEMPVRMMGQNLVKETPATSSLASNVACGSVEIYLEADSALFGQQGGSIANTVNYINSVFSKVATLYSNEGLSVVISEIKVWNTTDPYVGYTSTGNVLSAFRSTIGTSFNGRLAHFLSGRNLGGGVAYIDVLCAKSYGHGVSANLNTYNPNLPTYSWNVEVITHELGHNFGSPHTQSCSWPGGALDNCYATEEGCPLGPAPTNGGTIMSYCHLTSTGINFANGFGMYPGNLIRSRTQACLGSAVEPSNLAVLEVYNTQVLVSWTHTTGLYSVEYRQVGAGAWSSAGTSGNKNRTISSLTPNTAYEWRVNANCSDFVTGTFTTNNTPSPGTYCIPTHTNGCTYGILITSVLLGGTTLSSNSDCASGGYSFITSPVKSLTLGQSNSFTVSLEGYYNPAQIAIWIDLNKDAQFQANERLFTTTSARTQAITGTITVPAGSSIGQTRMRITVNFSSAPTNPCGTYTYGETEDYYVNLVCPAPTAHTVTGGGSFCSGGTGVAVGLSGSQTGVSYQLKRDNTNVGAAITGTGNALAFGNQTVAGSYTVWATPSGCTATAMTGSVSVSVTANPTLVAGVAVNATTCGGANGSIPFTTTNVPNGNYQLSYTGAGSPKTVTVSNNAFSLTGLSVGTYSNFSMAVNGCTASDATSKTVNNPPSPVLTSGAITNATVCGASDGNIAFSTSFVTSGTYQLSYTGAGSPKTVTVSNNAFLLTGLSAGTYSNFSITSNNCTGSDATSKTVAHSIVPTLAAGVTVNATTCGGTNGSIPFTTTNVPNGNYQLSYTGAGSPKTVTVNNNSFSLTGLSIGTYSNFSMAVNGCTASDATSKTVNNPPSPVLTSGAITNATVCGASDGSIAFSTSFVTSGTYQLSYTGAGSPKTVTVSNNAFLLTGLSAGTYSNFSITSNNCTGSDATSKTVAHSIVPTLAAGVTVNATTCGGANGSIPFTTTNVPNGNYQLSYTGAGSPKAVTVSNNAFSLTGLSVGTYSNFSMAVNGCTASDATSKTVNNPPSPVLTSGAITNATVCGASDGSIAFSTSFVTSGTYQLSYTGAGSPKTVTVSNNAFLLTGLSAGTYSNFSITSNNCTGSDATSKTVAHSLVPTLAAGTVTPSATCGGTDGAIAFTTTNIPSGNYQLSYTGTGSPKTVAIANNSFTLTNVPAGVYSNFAIVVNGCTALDPTSKTVNTPASIGLMINTVTNPTTCGGTNGSIAFTTTNIPSGNYQLSFVGTGSPKTVSIANNALTLANLSAGTYKNFSISFNSCVALDTTTQKLVEPTPPNAGSISGALVLCAGVPSALISNGVAGGTWSSATPSVAAIHPTSGVVTGSSAGSSLITYTVTANGCSASTTATVTVDVASAGGNLAGSGAVCTGINSSVLTLSGYTGTLQKWQWSLTPDFSSATDVFIASTSVTTQNLTQTMYYRVIVKNGVCEAVSSPTATITVNPLPTVGFSGSASILVGNTTTVFPVTGGTWISNSSVKASVTNAGLVTGLEAGTATFTFTDTTTGCKNTTPTLVVTNISNSPCNQVVTLVSPADDIATGSVLKQSNNSISAANRVTGTTTTVTYQSGTSVTLQPGFQAEAGTVFKAQIGGCN